A genomic segment from Armatimonadota bacterium encodes:
- a CDS encoding type II secretion system F family protein, whose product MNYLYEATDPAGKTVVGKVEALDEHHAHGLLADQGLSVVSLGIGRAVSVGTVKRSAVVANDTSTAPAPLPHNRLAVPSSALAPVSATPAAGARITFSGSVAHLTPTAPGDVAYTTPPVVQPVRWLHRRVSTRDQLFFFQQFAALARSGASLYTSLESLAPRTPNSRLRKAAEQMAAAARTGQTVSSVMEQMPDVFPDHVTGLVRAGELGGFVEVALLQIADIYEHNIALYRGAWIPKAMALQAVLMVPIIQPLFPTIFPNMQYGLYMELVLFRNLPICALAIGLIWWAGRRLQSPKWRLRRDTWSLRIQPFGNLQRQGAIALFLTMLKRLYQAGLPPAAAWNGAAWSASNLAIRNHLLEAGEMVQRGSPIPEAFRHTGLFTDGVEQLVMTGHQSGEMVEMLGQAENYYREQTATATTRARFAIFRLGLMAAIIIGGLSVCWLVKAYFYQVFHYTDGWVQ is encoded by the coding sequence ATGAACTATCTGTACGAGGCTACAGACCCGGCAGGCAAAACGGTCGTTGGCAAAGTTGAGGCTCTGGATGAGCATCATGCTCACGGTCTTCTGGCGGATCAGGGCCTTTCGGTGGTATCGCTTGGTATTGGCAGGGCTGTAAGCGTGGGCACGGTAAAGCGTAGCGCAGTTGTAGCTAATGACACCTCAACCGCACCGGCGCCACTGCCCCACAACAGGCTGGCCGTGCCGTCGTCGGCTCTGGCGCCCGTGTCTGCCACGCCGGCGGCCGGGGCTCGCATAACGTTCTCCGGCTCCGTCGCTCACCTGACGCCAACAGCGCCGGGCGACGTGGCGTACACCACGCCGCCGGTTGTGCAGCCCGTTCGCTGGCTTCACCGGCGCGTATCTACGCGCGACCAGCTCTTCTTCTTTCAGCAGTTTGCCGCCCTGGCGCGCAGTGGCGCCTCACTCTACACTTCACTGGAGTCGCTGGCCCCTCGAACTCCGAACTCGCGCCTTCGGAAAGCCGCGGAGCAGATGGCCGCTGCTGCCCGCACCGGACAAACGGTATCGTCGGTTATGGAGCAGATGCCGGACGTCTTCCCAGACCACGTCACGGGCCTGGTTCGGGCGGGGGAACTGGGCGGTTTCGTAGAGGTGGCGCTTCTGCAGATCGCCGACATCTACGAGCATAACATCGCTCTGTATCGTGGCGCGTGGATACCGAAGGCCATGGCCCTCCAGGCAGTGCTGATGGTGCCGATCATCCAGCCGCTGTTTCCCACCATCTTTCCGAATATGCAATACGGGCTGTACATGGAACTGGTGCTATTTCGCAACCTGCCCATCTGCGCCCTCGCCATCGGGCTGATCTGGTGGGCCGGACGGCGCTTGCAGTCACCGAAGTGGCGCCTCCGACGCGATACCTGGTCGCTCAGGATTCAGCCATTCGGCAACCTGCAGCGGCAGGGCGCCATCGCGCTGTTCCTTACGATGTTGAAGCGTCTCTATCAGGCCGGCCTGCCGCCGGCGGCGGCCTGGAACGGCGCCGCGTGGAGCGCCAGCAATCTCGCTATCCGCAACCATCTGCTGGAGGCTGGCGAGATGGTCCAGCGCGGCTCGCCGATCCCGGAGGCGTTCCGGCACACTGGGCTCTTCACGGATGGCGTGGAGCAGCTGGTGATGACGGGTCACCAATCCGGTGAGATGGTCGAGATGCTGGGTCAGGCCGAAAACTACTACAGGGAGCAAACCGCCACGGCAACCACGCGCGCCAGGTTTGCGATATTTCGTCTTGGGCTGATGGCGGCCATTATCATCGGCGGCCTCTCGGTATGCTGGTTGGTAAAAGCCTACTTCTATCAGGTGTTTCACTACACAGACGGCTGGGTACAGTAG
- the folK gene encoding 2-amino-4-hydroxy-6-hydroxymethyldihydropteridine diphosphokinase — MSSQETSSLRTAFLGLGSSLGDRRDNLCTAVLRLARTEGIIARRHSSLYTSPHLGPVPTDAAAYPHHFNCVIELHTVADPKRLLEICHQVEVAGGRNPGEHNLPRSIDIDLLLMDNIQAAWDDLVIPHPRLHERPFVVVPLDEIAPDLVLPGGFPLAGLARAIDKSELKCLCGPEWMAVL; from the coding sequence GTGTCATCACAGGAAACGTCATCACTTCGAACTGCGTTTCTCGGGCTGGGCTCCAGTTTGGGAGATCGGCGCGATAACCTGTGCACGGCTGTTCTGCGGTTGGCGCGTACAGAGGGGATTATTGCCAGGCGACACTCGTCACTGTACACCTCGCCGCATCTGGGACCGGTGCCGACCGATGCGGCGGCATATCCGCACCACTTCAACTGCGTTATAGAACTGCATACCGTTGCCGATCCAAAGAGGCTGTTGGAGATATGTCACCAGGTGGAAGTTGCTGGCGGACGTAACCCCGGAGAGCATAACTTGCCAAGGAGTATCGATATCGATCTCCTTCTCATGGACAACATTCAAGCCGCCTGGGATGATCTGGTGATACCACATCCGCGCCTGCATGAAAGACCGTTTGTGGTAGTTCCACTCGATGAGATCGCGCCGGACCTGGTTCTTCCCGGCGGATTCCCCTTGGCAGGGTTGGCAAGGGCGATCGACAAGAGCGAGTTGAAGTGTCTCTGCGGCCCGGAATGGATGGCTGTACTATGA
- a CDS encoding proteasome accessory factor PafA2 family protein, producing MEKRIVGIETEFGCMVQPEAGMSPEDAVDRVRDHAFYERALGLLDLHARDYAFEPMRAGGFLKNGARLYVDAVGSHEEYATPECCDIIDLVAHDRAGRVLLAGIVRDMGLQDVISFHSNSIDHFAGHTFGCHENYLVQIEDNAYSEALTALIPFLITRQIYAGTGRVGGHRLTRPGSKTNVMTVGEHEVDYVWVSNFYGVELDSSVDFQLSQRADHIVKTVSSRVRFNRAIINPKWDSYYSYSNLHRLHILFGESNMSEYACMLKCGATSLALDLVEEGLAPTELQIADPLMALRRISRDPKWRWVVELTNGRTIRAVDLQRAWLAAAKKRCAGAGERTEMVLAEWERTLNDLEVDPLSTADRLDWSAKYRLYSRFIQETGGSWHDDAMQSVDLEYHNIDPERGLSYELERIGDLVRLTTDDQVAAAVENPPDDTRAFGRAAIIRHLLKTPGLRYLIDWDAVYIERSRQLELKNPFSTYAREATRFIKGL from the coding sequence ATGGAAAAGCGGATCGTGGGTATTGAGACCGAATTCGGGTGCATGGTGCAGCCGGAGGCGGGGATGTCGCCGGAGGACGCGGTCGACCGCGTGCGCGATCATGCGTTTTACGAACGGGCGCTTGGGTTACTGGACCTGCACGCCCGTGACTATGCCTTTGAACCAATGCGGGCCGGCGGTTTCCTGAAGAACGGAGCCCGACTCTACGTGGATGCCGTTGGGAGTCACGAAGAGTATGCTACGCCGGAATGCTGTGACATCATCGATCTGGTTGCGCACGACCGGGCTGGACGCGTTTTGCTTGCCGGCATCGTGCGCGACATGGGTCTGCAGGATGTTATCAGTTTCCACAGCAACAGCATCGACCACTTTGCCGGTCATACGTTCGGCTGCCACGAAAACTACCTGGTGCAGATCGAGGACAACGCCTACAGTGAGGCGCTCACGGCACTCATACCGTTCCTCATAACGCGGCAAATCTATGCCGGTACCGGGCGTGTCGGCGGGCACCGGCTCACGCGGCCCGGCAGCAAGACGAACGTGATGACCGTGGGTGAGCATGAGGTCGATTACGTGTGGGTCTCCAACTTCTATGGCGTGGAGCTCGATTCCAGCGTCGATTTCCAACTGAGCCAGCGAGCCGACCACATTGTCAAAACGGTCTCATCACGCGTACGGTTCAACCGGGCAATCATAAATCCGAAATGGGATTCGTACTACAGCTACAGCAACCTGCACCGCCTTCACATACTCTTTGGCGAAAGCAATATGAGTGAATACGCCTGCATGCTCAAGTGCGGGGCAACCAGCCTCGCGCTGGATCTCGTGGAGGAGGGACTTGCGCCAACCGAACTGCAGATTGCCGATCCCCTCATGGCATTGAGGCGCATCTCACGCGATCCTAAATGGCGTTGGGTGGTTGAACTTACCAACGGCCGAACGATACGTGCCGTCGATCTTCAGCGAGCCTGGCTGGCGGCCGCCAAGAAGCGGTGCGCCGGCGCCGGCGAACGCACTGAAATGGTCTTAGCAGAGTGGGAGAGGACGCTCAACGACCTGGAGGTTGATCCGTTGAGCACAGCCGATCGCCTCGACTGGTCCGCCAAATACCGGCTCTATTCGCGGTTTATCCAGGAAACGGGTGGAAGCTGGCACGATGACGCCATGCAGAGTGTGGACCTCGAGTATCACAACATCGATCCCGAACGCGGCTTGAGCTACGAGTTGGAGCGCATTGGTGACCTCGTTAGGCTGACGACCGACGATCAGGTGGCAGCCGCGGTCGAGAATCCGCCGGACGATACCAGGGCATTTGGTCGCGCAGCCATCATCCGCCATCTGCTGAAAACGCCCGGACTTCGATACCTTATCGACTGGGACGCCGTGTATATTGAACGCAGCCGCCAGTTGGAGCTGAAGAATCCGTTCAGTACGTATGCGCGCGAGGCCACCCGGTTCATCAAGGGCCTTTAG
- a CDS encoding proteasome subunit alpha has translation MTIAPDLWTLLERSQHRFVTAQPPPQEGGRPALDTCGTTVIAVKFDGGVLNVGDRRATANFAVMYDHAEKVLAVDEVTLIAISGSYARSLEVVRYLRTSFKLFERTYLQPMSLDGKLAELTRVVRAGVPEALQGIGGFIPVFSTFDLEAGEGRIFFYDGMGARFESAEFGAAGSGSMQIRGVFDYIVKTLGPFHKMPRTDALRQALIMLDIAADLDAATGGFAKILPVARAITAGGIVDVPDDELLKLVDELRTPGQQAHQG, from the coding sequence ATGACAATTGCGCCGGATCTCTGGACACTTCTCGAACGGTCGCAACATCGCTTCGTCACGGCGCAGCCACCGCCGCAGGAGGGTGGCCGGCCAGCATTGGACACGTGCGGCACCACCGTTATCGCGGTGAAGTTCGATGGTGGCGTTCTGAATGTGGGTGACCGCAGAGCCACCGCTAACTTTGCCGTGATGTACGATCACGCCGAGAAGGTTCTGGCCGTTGATGAGGTTACGTTAATCGCAATAAGCGGCTCGTATGCCCGTTCACTGGAAGTGGTTCGCTACCTGCGCACGTCGTTCAAACTGTTCGAGCGCACCTACCTTCAGCCGATGAGTCTGGATGGCAAGCTGGCCGAGCTGACCCGTGTCGTGCGTGCCGGAGTCCCCGAGGCGCTCCAGGGCATCGGCGGCTTCATTCCGGTGTTCAGTACGTTCGACCTGGAGGCGGGTGAGGGCCGGATCTTTTTCTACGACGGAATGGGCGCCCGGTTCGAGAGCGCTGAATTCGGCGCGGCCGGCTCAGGATCGATGCAGATTCGAGGCGTCTTCGACTATATCGTGAAGACACTGGGTCCGTTTCACAAGATGCCTCGGACGGACGCGCTTCGGCAGGCGCTGATCATGTTGGATATTGCTGCTGACCTCGATGCCGCAACCGGAGGCTTCGCCAAGATTCTCCCGGTCGCCCGGGCAATCACCGCCGGCGGGATCGTGGATGTTCCCGATGACGAGCTGCTAAAACTCGTCGATGAACTCCGCACACCCGGGCAGCAGGCGCATCAAGGCTAA
- a CDS encoding ubiquitin-like protein UBact: MKCEERKQAPTAPVNPLRKGADDEGPSKPDVKRPDTSDLLKRMRQIDPESARRYRQRSGE; the protein is encoded by the coding sequence ATGAAGTGCGAAGAGCGAAAGCAGGCGCCGACGGCGCCGGTCAACCCGCTACGCAAGGGCGCCGATGACGAAGGGCCATCGAAACCCGATGTGAAGCGGCCCGATACAAGCGACCTACTGAAGCGAATGAGGCAGATCGATCCCGAATCTGCCCGCCGATACCGGCAGCGCAGCGGCGAATAG
- a CDS encoding proteasome accessory factor PafA2 family protein, translating to MNRLTGLETEYGIHVEGRGPRDWIRETVSLVGACPFPSVRCWNYRSEQPRRDMRGFTAQFLASDPVDAQFDIGASPGAGETRCDRCLENGARFYNDHGHPEYATPECRSLRDLVAHDAAGERIVLASARALSQASGRKVTIYKNNTDFHGASYGTHESYLMQRSVPVQTLISAMLPFLATRQIYAGSGKVGSEIRERGGVGFQISQRADFLQVAASVDTLHNRPIFNTRDEPHASIAQYRRLHVICGDANMAQHSTALKVGATQLVVELLERGWSPKLELVDPVRAAHSVSRDLTLKETVECCDGSPRTAIEVQRIYLDAAQQLQLDDADAVWACAAWRDALDGLADEPEGMADRIDWVAKYRLLDTFREAEGLKWSDATMQSLDLAYHDLDPDVGLFHGLDAAGLMRNTVTPDQVEMAMRQAPADTRAAIRALFIRRFPGSVRSMGWGGILFNHGDQELALSLEPLVEANVAILNKELEAAGSVQEIIDALAKTA from the coding sequence GTGAACCGACTTACTGGGCTGGAAACTGAATACGGCATCCACGTTGAAGGACGTGGCCCTCGCGACTGGATCCGCGAAACCGTTTCGCTCGTCGGCGCCTGCCCATTTCCGTCGGTGCGGTGCTGGAACTACCGGAGCGAGCAGCCCCGTCGAGACATGCGGGGATTTACGGCGCAGTTCCTGGCCTCGGATCCCGTCGACGCGCAATTCGACATCGGCGCGTCGCCGGGCGCCGGCGAGACGCGCTGCGATCGATGCCTGGAAAATGGCGCGCGCTTCTACAACGATCACGGCCACCCGGAGTACGCCACGCCGGAGTGCAGGTCGCTGCGCGATTTGGTGGCGCACGATGCAGCCGGCGAGCGCATCGTCCTCGCCTCTGCGCGGGCATTGAGCCAAGCATCCGGCCGCAAAGTGACGATCTACAAGAACAACACCGACTTTCACGGAGCCAGCTACGGCACTCACGAGAGCTATCTGATGCAGCGCAGCGTGCCGGTGCAAACGCTCATTTCCGCTATGCTGCCATTTCTGGCAACACGGCAGATCTACGCCGGTTCGGGAAAGGTAGGCTCGGAGATCCGGGAGCGCGGTGGGGTGGGCTTCCAGATCTCGCAGCGGGCCGACTTTCTCCAGGTGGCCGCCAGCGTGGACACACTGCACAACCGGCCGATATTCAACACGCGCGATGAGCCGCACGCCTCGATCGCACAGTATCGCCGACTTCACGTGATCTGCGGCGATGCCAACATGGCGCAGCACTCTACGGCACTTAAAGTGGGTGCAACCCAACTGGTGGTGGAGTTGCTTGAACGCGGATGGAGCCCGAAGCTGGAGCTGGTAGACCCCGTACGAGCGGCGCACAGCGTATCGCGCGATCTCACCTTGAAAGAGACGGTCGAGTGCTGTGATGGCTCGCCGCGGACGGCCATCGAGGTTCAGCGGATCTACCTGGATGCCGCCCAGCAGCTGCAGCTTGACGATGCCGATGCCGTGTGGGCCTGCGCGGCGTGGCGCGACGCGCTGGATGGGTTGGCCGACGAGCCGGAAGGTATGGCTGATCGCATCGACTGGGTGGCGAAGTACCGTTTGCTCGACACGTTCCGAGAGGCAGAGGGCCTCAAGTGGTCGGACGCAACCATGCAGAGCCTGGATCTGGCCTACCACGATCTGGATCCCGACGTAGGGCTGTTTCATGGCCTCGATGCGGCTGGCCTGATGCGTAACACGGTTACGCCGGACCAGGTTGAAATGGCGATGCGGCAGGCGCCAGCCGATACGCGTGCCGCGATCCGCGCGCTGTTTATCCGTCGGTTCCCCGGTAGCGTGCGAAGCATGGGCTGGGGCGGTATCCTGTTTAATCACGGGGACCAGGAGCTTGCACTCAGTTTGGAGCCATTGGTGGAAGCCAACGTGGCGATACTGAACAAAGAGCTCGAGGCGGCAGGCTCGGTTCAGGAAATCATCGACGCGCTCGCCAAGACGGCTTGA
- a CDS encoding AAA family ATPase codes for MRRNRQLPEDDGLTEDDENPSVADAGDAGLTAASSEALELLTALISVTRPGDEYNRALRHIYRLVEQQAGVTAEAVKAIAEYEEAYNKLIAPANRIAVCLGTVAPEDPPAEGSAASRKSRLRQRQKVHAGTARIAVGDQEYLANIDPAMEEKSLGVGVQVRINDAFAIVGALGYAQGGSVVKVNEVMPDGRLRVSLDSQGSQSRIVYRGDSIRDAIIKSGAEVRVEPHFKVAIECYPAQQGSDYYLEEVPELPWSMVGGQDEAIRVINDAIEAPLLHAELFERFKKRPLKGILLYGPPGCGKTLIGKATAWNITQAYKTETGRNVKEYFMYISGPKILNMWLGESERMVRDLFAQAREKAADGCLVFIFIDEAESLLRTRSGGRWMNISNTLVPQFCAEMDGLVSLDNVVVMLTSNRPDYIDPAILRPERLDRKVKVGRPDRNASRDIFRIYLNGMPIDPALVLDHKGDADAALNEVLDRVTDALFTRSEATRCLEVMLRNGSSEVLNWCDLVSGALIKSVVERAKNVAIKRSIQLMSSTEGIRLDDLLASLADEYSENEIFPKGDSLEDWLKLLDYEPERVASVRKPRKSERARATPEVI; via the coding sequence ATGAGACGCAATCGACAACTACCCGAGGATGACGGCTTGACGGAGGACGATGAGAACCCATCGGTCGCCGACGCTGGCGATGCCGGATTAACTGCCGCGAGCTCAGAAGCTCTTGAGCTACTGACCGCACTGATCTCCGTAACGCGGCCTGGTGACGAGTACAATCGTGCGTTGCGCCACATTTACCGCCTGGTTGAACAGCAGGCGGGCGTAACGGCCGAGGCCGTGAAGGCGATCGCCGAGTATGAAGAGGCGTATAACAAACTGATTGCACCGGCAAACCGAATTGCCGTGTGCCTGGGCACGGTCGCGCCGGAAGACCCGCCAGCCGAGGGCAGCGCCGCCTCGCGGAAATCTCGGTTGCGACAGAGGCAAAAGGTGCATGCCGGCACGGCGAGAATTGCTGTAGGCGACCAGGAGTATCTAGCCAACATCGATCCCGCGATGGAGGAGAAATCGCTCGGAGTGGGCGTACAGGTACGGATCAACGACGCGTTTGCCATTGTTGGCGCCCTTGGATACGCCCAGGGTGGATCGGTGGTGAAGGTCAACGAAGTGATGCCGGATGGGCGGCTCCGGGTTTCGCTCGACTCTCAGGGATCGCAGTCACGCATCGTGTATCGTGGTGACTCGATTCGTGATGCCATTATCAAGAGTGGCGCGGAGGTGCGCGTCGAACCGCACTTCAAGGTCGCAATAGAGTGCTATCCTGCCCAGCAAGGCAGCGACTACTACCTGGAGGAGGTGCCCGAGCTTCCCTGGAGCATGGTCGGCGGACAGGACGAAGCGATCCGCGTTATTAACGATGCCATCGAGGCGCCACTGCTCCACGCCGAACTCTTTGAGCGCTTCAAAAAGCGGCCGCTCAAGGGCATTCTGCTCTACGGTCCGCCCGGTTGCGGTAAAACCCTGATCGGCAAGGCGACCGCGTGGAACATCACGCAGGCATACAAAACGGAAACGGGCCGCAACGTGAAGGAGTACTTCATGTACATCAGCGGACCAAAAATCCTGAATATGTGGCTGGGTGAGAGCGAGCGGATGGTGCGTGACCTATTTGCCCAGGCGCGCGAGAAAGCGGCGGACGGATGCCTCGTGTTCATCTTCATCGACGAAGCCGAGTCGCTCCTTCGAACAAGGTCCGGCGGCCGCTGGATGAACATCTCCAACACCCTGGTGCCGCAATTCTGCGCGGAGATGGATGGGCTGGTTTCGCTGGACAATGTTGTGGTTATGCTGACCTCAAACCGGCCGGACTACATCGACCCGGCGATCCTGCGGCCCGAAAGACTGGACCGCAAGGTGAAAGTCGGGCGGCCGGACCGAAACGCTTCGCGAGATATCTTCCGCATCTACCTGAACGGCATGCCGATCGATCCGGCGCTTGTGCTCGACCACAAAGGCGATGCCGACGCTGCGCTGAATGAAGTGCTGGACCGCGTGACCGACGCTCTGTTCACACGCAGCGAAGCAACCCGCTGCCTGGAAGTGATGCTTCGAAACGGCAGTTCCGAAGTCCTTAACTGGTGCGATCTCGTGAGTGGCGCACTGATCAAGTCGGTGGTCGAGCGTGCCAAGAATGTGGCGATCAAGCGCAGTATCCAGTTGATGTCGAGTACCGAAGGGATTCGCCTGGATGATCTGCTTGCTTCGCTGGCTGATGAGTATAGCGAGAATGAGATCTTTCCGAAAGGCGATTCGCTCGAGGATTGGTTGAAGCTGCTGGACTACGAGCCGGAGCGTGTTGCCAGCGTGCGGAAACCGCGCAAATCGGAGCGGGCACGCGCCACGCCCGAAGTAATCTAG
- a CDS encoding HAD family phosphatase — translation MPQMLRLCALDLDDTLLNSEQELTPASRAAVAAAVDTGMAVVLASGRMQASAAPFARELDLTTPMISYNGAMVSASVSGPTWLSESVPEGLSEVIVEECVRRGLQLNFYWNDLLHTAHETPWLQLYRSRTHSPVRFEEDFAAFCAGKRPTKLLIVDAPATIDRMLPEYQERFGEALCVTKSNAEYLEFLPPEANKGSALRIVAERLGVRQEETLAIGDSWNDIPMLRWAGLALAVENCKPAVRAVANEIIGSCDEDGVAAALMTLRHRFGPPPS, via the coding sequence ATGCCGCAAATGTTGCGCCTGTGCGCTCTCGATCTCGATGACACGCTTCTCAACAGCGAGCAGGAACTAACGCCGGCCAGCCGGGCAGCCGTTGCGGCAGCCGTAGACACCGGCATGGCAGTTGTGTTGGCCTCCGGCCGGATGCAGGCATCGGCTGCTCCCTTCGCGCGCGAACTCGACCTGACCACACCGATGATATCGTACAACGGGGCGATGGTATCGGCCAGCGTTTCGGGCCCGACCTGGCTTTCCGAAAGCGTTCCCGAGGGCCTCAGCGAGGTTATCGTGGAGGAGTGCGTCCGGCGCGGCTTGCAGCTCAACTTCTACTGGAACGATCTCCTCCATACGGCGCACGAAACTCCATGGCTGCAGTTATACCGATCGCGCACGCATTCGCCGGTGCGGTTTGAAGAGGATTTCGCTGCATTCTGCGCCGGCAAACGGCCAACCAAACTGCTGATCGTGGATGCGCCCGCGACGATTGACCGGATGCTGCCCGAGTACCAGGAGCGATTTGGCGAAGCCCTTTGTGTGACCAAGAGCAACGCGGAGTATCTCGAGTTTTTGCCTCCTGAAGCGAACAAGGGCAGCGCGCTGCGGATCGTCGCAGAGCGGCTTGGAGTACGGCAGGAGGAGACGCTGGCTATTGGTGATAGTTGGAACGACATCCCCATGCTCCGTTGGGCCGGCCTGGCGCTGGCCGTGGAGAACTGCAAGCCGGCGGTGAGGGCGGTCGCGAACGAGATCATTGGCTCTTGCGACGAAGACGGCGTTGCGGCAGCCCTGATGACACTGCGCCATCGGTTTGGTCCTCCGCCGTCGTAG
- a CDS encoding TIGR00300 family protein: MAAELVHLDGHIVDSLTLSKVLDIILLEDARYEIEHFRIGATRFDTSHAEILVIADDPAKLEHVLHRIGQHGAVRASGEAIIAPSPADGVFPDGFYATTNLETAVHVKRAWIPVPNIEMDCGLVLDTKASPVTVRCVPMHRVKRGEAVLVGDAGVRVTPMARREAGDAFAFMGSDVSTERPKELVVRAIAQAMLEAHAERMRVLFVGGPAVLHTGAGHYLEAIIRAGHIDVLFAGNALATHDIEHSLFGTSLGVDTATGLGSAHGHEHHLRAINTIRRAGSIRRAVDRGILKSGVMHACFTCGIDVVLAGSIRDDGPLPDVITDSVKAQDAMRELVPGVGVALMVATTLHSVATGNLLPASVRTVCVDSDADTVIKLMDRGTHQAFGLVTDCEFFLKELAANLPGVETAL, from the coding sequence ATGGCCGCAGAGCTGGTCCACCTGGATGGTCATATCGTAGATTCGCTCACACTCTCAAAGGTCCTCGACATCATCCTGCTTGAGGATGCACGGTACGAGATCGAGCACTTCCGGATCGGTGCGACACGGTTTGACACGAGCCACGCAGAAATCCTCGTGATCGCCGACGATCCCGCCAAACTGGAGCATGTGCTCCACCGGATCGGCCAGCATGGCGCCGTCCGCGCGAGCGGTGAGGCCATAATCGCTCCATCACCGGCAGATGGGGTGTTTCCCGACGGCTTTTATGCCACCACCAATCTCGAGACCGCCGTACACGTAAAACGAGCGTGGATTCCGGTTCCTAATATCGAAATGGATTGCGGACTTGTTCTGGACACGAAAGCGAGCCCTGTAACCGTCCGCTGCGTGCCGATGCATCGGGTCAAACGTGGCGAAGCCGTGCTGGTGGGCGATGCCGGCGTACGCGTAACGCCGATGGCGCGCCGTGAGGCCGGTGACGCCTTTGCCTTCATGGGAAGCGATGTCTCCACAGAGCGCCCGAAGGAGCTGGTCGTCCGGGCGATCGCCCAGGCGATGCTTGAGGCTCATGCCGAGCGAATGCGTGTACTGTTCGTTGGCGGGCCGGCCGTTCTGCACACCGGCGCCGGACACTATCTGGAAGCCATAATCCGCGCCGGGCACATCGATGTGCTATTTGCCGGTAACGCCCTGGCAACCCACGATATCGAACACAGCCTCTTCGGCACCTCGCTTGGAGTCGACACGGCGACGGGCCTGGGCTCGGCTCACGGGCACGAACACCACCTGCGGGCGATCAACACGATACGTCGCGCCGGCAGCATCCGGAGAGCCGTGGATCGCGGGATCCTGAAATCCGGCGTGATGCACGCGTGCTTCACGTGCGGCATCGACGTGGTTCTTGCCGGCAGCATTCGTGATGACGGACCGCTGCCCGATGTGATCACTGACTCGGTGAAGGCACAGGATGCCATGCGCGAATTGGTGCCTGGAGTTGGTGTGGCGCTGATGGTGGCCACTACGCTTCACTCGGTAGCCACCGGCAACCTGCTGCCCGCTTCCGTGCGAACGGTATGCGTGGATTCCGATGCCGACACGGTCATCAAGTTGATGGACCGTGGTACACATCAAGCATTCGGACTGGTGACGGACTGCGAGTTCTTTTTGAAGGAACTTGCCGCAAATCTGCCGGGCGTGGAAACAGCGCTTTGA
- a CDS encoding amidinotransferase: MCPPTAYGVKYEINPWMHIARQPDLDLAASQWRKLYQTLTENAGATVELIEQALETPDMVFTANAGLVVGNMAVVSRFRHAERQGEERWFRAWFEAAGYNVLTLPDDCYFEGEGDALMAGDRLVAGYLKRSDIASHMRIADWLHIEVLSLELTDDRWYHLDTCFFPLDGATVAYHPEAFDRYAREVIRSNFQTIEVNAEEAARFACNAVSVGNSVVLPAGCPELAGRLEQLGRTVFSVDLSEFLKAGGAAKCLALYAPEPVAAVQP, translated from the coding sequence ATGTGCCCGCCAACCGCGTACGGCGTCAAGTATGAAATAAACCCCTGGATGCACATCGCCCGCCAACCGGACCTGGACCTGGCAGCAAGCCAATGGCGCAAACTGTACCAGACATTGACGGAGAATGCCGGCGCAACGGTGGAGCTGATTGAACAGGCGCTGGAGACGCCCGACATGGTGTTTACCGCGAATGCCGGCCTGGTGGTCGGCAATATGGCGGTCGTTTCACGCTTCCGCCATGCCGAGCGCCAGGGAGAGGAACGTTGGTTTCGAGCGTGGTTTGAGGCGGCCGGTTACAACGTGCTCACGCTGCCGGACGATTGCTATTTCGAGGGCGAAGGCGACGCGCTGATGGCCGGCGACAGGCTGGTAGCCGGCTACCTGAAGCGCAGTGACATCGCATCCCATATGCGGATTGCAGACTGGCTTCACATTGAGGTTCTCTCTCTGGAGTTGACCGACGACCGTTGGTACCATCTGGACACCTGCTTCTTCCCACTGGATGGCGCTACCGTCGCCTACCATCCGGAGGCCTTCGACCGATACGCGCGGGAAGTTATTCGCAGCAACTTCCAGACGATCGAAGTCAATGCTGAAGAGGCAGCTCGATTTGCATGTAATGCAGTTTCTGTTGGGAACAGCGTCGTGCTGCCCGCTGGCTGCCCTGAGCTGGCAGGGCGGCTTGAACAACTAGGCCGCACCGTCTTCAGCGTAGATTTGTCTGAGTTCCTGAAGGCGGGCGGCGCAGCGAAGTGCCTCGCGCTTTACGCTCCCGAACCAGTTGCGGCAGTGCAGCCTTGA